Proteins from a single region of Streptomyces sp. HUAS 15-9:
- a CDS encoding GNAT family N-acetyltransferase, whose product MTDGPVILRPVREDDLPMLERFLTDPEATGPFQWFGWSDPGRFRRRWAENGLLGDDGGQLMVVTDTDPLGFVAWRKIVTGPASYCWNMGIQLAPHACGRGVGTRAQQLLVRYLFAHTPVVRIEADTEAENIAEQRALEKAGFTREGVLRSIVFRDGQWRDGVSYSVLRDDVSLS is encoded by the coding sequence GTGACCGACGGACCCGTGATACTGCGCCCCGTCCGCGAGGACGACCTGCCGATGCTGGAGCGGTTCCTGACGGACCCCGAGGCCACCGGCCCCTTCCAGTGGTTCGGCTGGTCGGACCCGGGGCGCTTCAGACGCCGCTGGGCGGAGAACGGCCTGCTGGGCGACGACGGCGGCCAGTTGATGGTGGTGACAGACACCGACCCGCTCGGATTCGTGGCCTGGCGGAAGATCGTCACCGGGCCCGCCTCGTACTGCTGGAACATGGGGATCCAGCTGGCACCGCACGCCTGCGGCCGCGGAGTAGGCACCCGGGCCCAACAACTCCTGGTCCGCTACCTGTTCGCGCACACCCCCGTGGTCAGGATCGAGGCCGACACCGAGGCGGAGAACATCGCGGAGCAGCGCGCCCTGGAGAAGGCCGGCTTCACCCGGGAGGGCGTGCTCCGCAGCATCGTCTTCCGCGACGGGCAGTGGCGCGACGGCGTGTCCTACAGCGTGCTGCGCGACGACGTCAGCCTCAGCTGA
- a CDS encoding serine hydrolase domain-containing protein — MSVRTTLVGATTLVLSAALAGPALAAGPARGSAEHSTTRKAIDAAVAAGVPGVTATAKDAHGTWSATAGVGNLRTGAARSADDRYRVGSITKTFVATVLLQLEAEGRLSLDDTVEKWLPGVVHGHGHDGHQITIRQLLNHTSGIYNYTADEDFGRTYFLADGFLQHRYDTLTPAQLVAVAMKHKPDFAPGTSWNYSNTNYVLAGMVIKSVTGHSYAQEITHRVIGPLHLRATSLPGTRATVPHPSSRAYSKLAETTTGPTYDVTKLNPSLASSAGEMISDSADLDRFYRALLRGDLLPPQQLKEMKTTVEIEGAPNIGYGLGLMDRTLSCGVHVWGHDGGIHGSTSSAVTTPDGRHALAFNFNGDWTGDSDAVVEGEFCGP, encoded by the coding sequence ATGTCCGTACGTACGACTCTGGTGGGCGCCACGACCCTGGTCCTGTCGGCCGCGCTGGCAGGACCGGCCCTGGCGGCCGGCCCCGCCAGAGGCAGCGCCGAGCACTCCACCACCCGCAAGGCAATCGATGCGGCGGTCGCGGCGGGCGTGCCCGGCGTCACCGCGACCGCCAAGGACGCCCACGGCACCTGGTCGGCCACGGCCGGCGTCGGCAACCTCCGCACGGGCGCCGCGCGTTCGGCGGACGACCGCTACCGCGTCGGCAGCATCACCAAGACGTTCGTGGCGACGGTCCTCCTCCAACTGGAGGCGGAGGGACGGCTGTCCCTGGACGACACGGTGGAGAAGTGGCTGCCGGGCGTGGTGCACGGCCACGGCCACGACGGCCACCAGATCACGATCCGCCAGCTCCTCAACCACACCAGCGGCATCTACAACTACACGGCGGACGAAGACTTCGGCCGCACGTACTTCCTGGCGGACGGGTTCCTCCAGCACCGCTACGACACCCTCACCCCGGCCCAGCTCGTCGCGGTCGCGATGAAGCACAAGCCGGACTTCGCGCCGGGCACGTCCTGGAACTACTCCAACACCAACTACGTGCTCGCCGGAATGGTGATCAAGAGTGTCACGGGCCACTCGTACGCCCAGGAGATCACCCACCGCGTCATCGGCCCGCTGCACCTGAGGGCGACCTCCCTGCCCGGCACCCGTGCCACGGTCCCGCACCCCAGCAGCCGCGCCTACTCCAAGCTCGCGGAGACGACCACGGGCCCGACGTACGACGTCACGAAGCTGAACCCGTCCCTGGCGTCGTCCGCGGGCGAGATGATCTCGGACTCCGCCGACCTCGACCGCTTCTACCGCGCCCTCCTGCGCGGCGACCTCCTCCCGCCGCAGCAGCTGAAGGAGATGAAGACCACGGTCGAGATCGAGGGCGCCCCGAACATCGGCTACGGCCTCGGCCTCATGGACCGCACCCTCTCCTGCGGAGTCCACGTCTGGGGCCACGACGGCGGAATCCACGGCTCCACATCCTCCGCGGTGACCACACCCGACGGCCGCCACGCCCTGGCGTTCAACTTCAACGGCGACTGGACGGGCGACAGCGACGCGGTGGTGGAGGGCGAGTTCTGCGGACCGTGA
- a CDS encoding TIGR03767 family metallophosphoesterase, which yields MSRTRSVVTSALGVNRRTVLAAAGAVSVSAGIGYALRPTDSQAATTSQAPVASSLPQSRLRSTGGTPMAAAAPLAPYTKGTTLATVAAPRNSTGYRRLGDGAGWKRVVRGELAAPKSGRSGRRTPLAAFVQFTDLHLMDVQHPLRLEFLRSTDPHAWRPQEALTVQGAISLVERVNALRGAPVTGSPLHFVMTTGDNTDNNAHSELEWFMKVMSGGRITPDSGDPRHYEGVQNSGLKLYWQPDSTLRDGDKALGFPHLKGFLAAAVREVRSPGLNLPWYSTVGNHDALPLGCYGSHGDPYLAEAAIGGRKLMNVSAADAKKLQDAIKNAKDPKGVGYRDFLKAHARSMRSVTPDEKRAPYTPADYLKAHLDPAHQGIGPVGHGYSSANLAAGTQYYTFRIADDVIGISLDTTDAGGHYEGSIGTAQLKWLDKTLRDNKDSYAVVFSHHTSKTMTNTRPDPAHPGARRHNGAEVVSVLSSHANVLAWVNGHIHKNVVTPHSASGGRSFWEISTASHVDYPQLARVIELVDNKDGTLSIFTTLIESAAPHRTDFADLSQTGLAALYRELSFNAPGAGKTLAGDANDRNTELVLKKG from the coding sequence ATGTCGCGCACACGCTCTGTCGTCACCTCCGCGCTGGGGGTCAACCGCCGCACCGTCCTCGCCGCCGCCGGAGCGGTGTCCGTCTCCGCGGGCATCGGCTACGCCCTGCGCCCCACCGACAGTCAGGCCGCCACCACGTCCCAGGCACCCGTCGCCTCCTCCCTCCCCCAGTCTCGGCTTCGCTCGACCGGGGGGACCCCCATGGCCGCAGCGGCCCCCCTCGCCCCCTACACCAAGGGCACCACCCTCGCCACGGTCGCCGCACCCCGCAACAGCACCGGATACCGCCGCCTCGGTGACGGCGCCGGCTGGAAGCGCGTCGTGCGCGGCGAGCTCGCCGCCCCCAAGTCAGGCCGGTCGGGCCGCCGTACGCCCCTCGCCGCCTTCGTGCAGTTCACCGATCTGCACCTGATGGACGTCCAGCACCCGCTGCGCCTGGAGTTCCTGCGCTCCACCGACCCGCACGCCTGGCGCCCGCAGGAGGCGCTGACCGTACAGGGCGCCATCTCGCTCGTCGAGCGGGTCAACGCGCTGCGGGGCGCCCCGGTCACCGGATCCCCGCTGCACTTCGTCATGACGACCGGCGACAACACCGACAACAACGCCCACTCCGAACTGGAGTGGTTCATGAAGGTCATGAGCGGCGGCCGCATCACCCCCGACTCCGGTGACCCGCGACACTACGAGGGCGTTCAGAACAGCGGTCTCAAGCTGTACTGGCAGCCGGACTCCACGCTCCGCGACGGCGACAAGGCGCTGGGATTCCCGCACCTCAAGGGCTTCTTGGCTGCCGCCGTCCGGGAGGTCCGCAGCCCCGGTCTCAACCTGCCCTGGTACTCCACCGTCGGCAACCACGACGCGCTGCCCCTCGGCTGCTACGGCTCCCACGGCGACCCCTACCTCGCCGAGGCGGCCATCGGCGGCAGGAAGCTCATGAACGTGTCCGCCGCCGACGCCAAGAAGCTCCAGGACGCCATCAAGAACGCCAAGGACCCCAAGGGCGTCGGCTACCGCGACTTCCTCAAGGCCCACGCGCGATCCATGCGCTCGGTCACGCCGGACGAGAAGCGCGCCCCGTACACCCCCGCCGACTATCTGAAGGCCCATCTGGACCCGGCCCACCAGGGCATCGGACCGGTCGGCCACGGCTACTCCTCCGCCAACCTGGCCGCGGGCACCCAGTACTACACCTTCCGCATCGCCGACGACGTGATCGGCATCAGCCTCGACACCACCGACGCCGGTGGCCACTACGAGGGCTCCATCGGCACCGCCCAGCTGAAGTGGCTGGACAAGACGCTGCGGGACAACAAGGACTCGTACGCCGTCGTCTTCAGCCACCACACCAGCAAGACGATGACCAACACCCGCCCGGACCCCGCCCACCCCGGCGCGCGCCGCCACAACGGAGCCGAGGTCGTGTCCGTCCTCAGCAGCCACGCCAACGTGCTGGCCTGGGTGAACGGTCACATCCACAAGAACGTCGTCACCCCGCACTCCGCGTCCGGCGGCCGCTCCTTCTGGGAGATCTCCACCGCCTCGCACGTCGACTACCCGCAGCTCGCCCGGGTGATCGAGCTGGTCGACAACAAGGACGGCACGCTGTCGATCTTCACCACGCTCATCGAGTCGGCGGCCCCCCACCGGACGGACTTCGCCGACCTCAGCCAGACGGGCCTGGCCGCCCTGTACCGCGAGCTCTCCTTCAACGCGCCCGGCGCCGGCAAGACCCTCGCGGGCGACGCGAACGACCGCAACACGGAGCTGGTGCTGAAGAAGGGCTGA
- a CDS encoding NUDIX hydrolase yields MREKLRVAAYAVCVRDDQILLARSPAPDGTPEWVLPGGGMEHGEDPYDTVRREVTEETGYRIEVTGLLGLDSSRHLRGRQGLRSAMDHHGVRIIYEGRVVGGELRNEIDGSTDLAAWQDLSAVPGLTRVRLVDIALRLWRERPAEGRVESV; encoded by the coding sequence GTGCGTGAGAAGTTGAGGGTGGCGGCCTACGCCGTGTGCGTCCGCGACGACCAGATCCTGCTCGCCCGCTCCCCGGCCCCCGACGGCACCCCCGAGTGGGTGCTGCCGGGTGGCGGCATGGAGCACGGCGAGGATCCCTACGACACCGTCCGCCGCGAGGTGACCGAGGAGACCGGCTACCGCATCGAGGTGACCGGACTCCTCGGCCTGGACTCCTCCCGCCATCTGCGCGGGCGCCAGGGGCTGCGCTCGGCCATGGACCACCACGGCGTACGGATCATCTACGAGGGCCGCGTCGTCGGCGGTGAACTCCGCAACGAGATCGACGGCTCCACCGACCTGGCCGCCTGGCAGGACCTGTCCGCGGTGCCCGGACTCACCCGGGTGCGCCTGGTCGACATCGCCCTGCGGCTGTGGCGCGAGCGACCGGCGGAGGGACGGGTGGAATCCGTCTGA
- a CDS encoding CGNR zinc finger domain-containing protein translates to MSVGSDPRPLTGEPLSLDLLNTRWNRDGVTQDLLTGAEGLAVWLASNGLAGEYAADAEVLRHLLQARDALTAVVDGVPGVPEEGTPLVDAVLAHGRIRPTLAAEGPGERAELSDPAWGPAWLAARDYLELLATAPDRIRGCAHESCVLHFFDTSRNGTRRWCSMAACGNRAKASRHYARSKDEVLKGKP, encoded by the coding sequence ATGTCCGTCGGTTCCGACCCCCGTCCGCTCACCGGTGAGCCGCTCTCGCTCGATCTGCTCAACACGCGGTGGAACCGGGACGGCGTCACCCAGGACCTGCTCACGGGCGCCGAAGGGCTGGCGGTGTGGCTGGCGAGCAATGGGCTGGCGGGTGAGTACGCCGCCGACGCGGAGGTGCTGCGTCACCTTCTTCAGGCGCGGGACGCGCTGACGGCCGTGGTGGACGGGGTGCCCGGTGTGCCCGAGGAAGGCACGCCGCTCGTCGACGCCGTCCTCGCTCACGGCCGGATCCGGCCCACGCTCGCCGCCGAAGGGCCGGGCGAGCGGGCCGAGTTGAGTGATCCCGCCTGGGGGCCGGCCTGGCTCGCCGCCCGCGACTATCTGGAGCTGCTCGCCACCGCCCCCGACCGGATCCGCGGCTGTGCCCATGAGTCGTGCGTCCTGCACTTCTTCGACACGTCGAGGAACGGCACCCGCCGCTGGTGCTCCATGGCCGCGTGCGGCAACCGCGCGAAGGCGTCCCGGCATTACGCCCGCTCCAAGGACGAAGTCCTGAAGGGGAAGCCCTGA
- a CDS encoding S8 family serine peptidase: protein MTHTPEREPIPGPRRLARLAVAVGVVAALSAAGPIPMAFSADAPPTAADPGVKSAHDKLGSDDADLLAEAKAAGDKNVTMMIATAPGKTEQVAQELDAVKGGSVGRTYDKLGYVRATVPTGRADSAIAAAAKLSSVHAIDLRQEIQLDDPAPSADTAKGAKSSGTAAAYPAPGKNTPATNPYNPSFETGAVDFVKEHPKADGRGVTIGILDSGVDLGHPALQKTTTGERKIVDWVTATDPIVDSDQTWRPMVTAVSGPSFSYGGRSWTAPAGSYRISTFKESYTTGGDAAGDANRDGDTTDSWGVLYDAAAGTVTVDLNNNYDFSDDTPMKPYKDGYQIGYFGTDNPATDVVERQPFVVQIRKDVPMDPYGGDWVGKKADFVNIGVIESEHGTHVAGITSANGLFGGRMNGAAPGAKIVSSRACTWTGGCTNVALTEGMIDLVANRGVDIVNMSIGGLPALNDGNNARAELYTRLIDTYGVQLVISAGNSGPGANTIGDPGLADKVISVGAGISKETWAANYGSAVEKKYALLPFSSRGPREDGGFTPTLVAPGASINSTQTWLPGSPVAEAGYSLPAGYSMLQGTSMASPQATGASALLLSAAKQKDIALSPADLRTALTSTAHHIKGAQAYEEGAGRIDIVDAWDAIRDEATAHDYTVKAPVDTAIDFALKTPGFGTGLYDREGGLKAGQKKWYDVTVTRTSGPDRALWHELHLANNAGDTFRIVGDDMVRLPLNQPVTVKVQAAPRSAGIKSAILEVDDPRTEGIDKQILTTVVVSTPVGYTASASGSVQRNSTRSYFLNVPAGAKSLEVAMSGLKDKSQTRFIAIHPYGVPVDNTSTPFCYNNYLDGNGCKPDVRAYADPQAGVWEIEVESRRTSPLLDNPYKLDVTVLGAAFDPETVTVPEAKVGSPAAVSWKVTDKYAALDGKLVGGPLGSSKTARPSIKEGETQTTTVTVPEGAKSLDVAIGGVSDTAADLDLTVYDASGKQVAQSADGDSEEAVSVASPAAGTYTIEVVGYSVPSGSTGYDYRDVFFSSALGSVTVDGSAPVKLGTGDSATVTGQVTAAAPAPEGREFFGRVQLVNARGTVAGVGSVKIEKVIP from the coding sequence ATGACCCACACCCCCGAGCGCGAACCCATACCCGGCCCGAGACGCCTGGCCCGCCTGGCCGTGGCTGTGGGCGTGGTCGCCGCTCTCTCCGCGGCAGGGCCGATACCCATGGCCTTCTCCGCCGACGCACCGCCCACGGCCGCCGACCCCGGCGTCAAGTCCGCCCACGACAAGCTCGGTTCGGACGACGCCGACCTGCTCGCCGAGGCCAAGGCCGCCGGGGACAAGAACGTCACGATGATGATCGCGACCGCCCCGGGCAAGACCGAACAGGTCGCCCAGGAGCTGGACGCGGTCAAGGGCGGCTCGGTGGGCCGTACGTACGACAAGCTCGGCTACGTCCGCGCCACCGTCCCGACCGGCAGGGCCGATTCGGCGATCGCCGCCGCCGCGAAGCTGTCCTCGGTGCACGCCATCGACCTGCGCCAGGAGATCCAGCTCGACGACCCGGCACCGAGCGCGGACACCGCCAAGGGCGCCAAGAGCTCGGGGACCGCGGCCGCTTACCCCGCACCGGGCAAGAACACCCCGGCTACGAACCCGTACAACCCGTCCTTCGAGACCGGCGCCGTGGACTTCGTCAAGGAGCACCCGAAGGCGGACGGCCGCGGCGTCACCATCGGCATCCTGGACTCCGGTGTCGACCTCGGCCACCCGGCGTTGCAGAAGACCACCACCGGCGAGCGGAAGATCGTCGACTGGGTGACGGCGACCGACCCGATCGTCGACAGCGACCAGACCTGGCGTCCGATGGTGACGGCCGTGTCCGGGCCGAGCTTCAGCTACGGCGGCCGGAGCTGGACGGCGCCCGCGGGGTCGTACCGGATCAGCACGTTCAAGGAGTCGTACACCACCGGCGGTGACGCGGCGGGCGACGCCAACCGGGACGGCGACACCACCGACTCCTGGGGCGTCCTGTACGACGCGGCGGCCGGCACGGTCACCGTCGACCTGAACAACAACTACGACTTCTCCGACGACACGCCGATGAAGCCGTACAAGGACGGCTACCAGATCGGCTACTTCGGCACCGACAACCCGGCCACCGACGTGGTCGAGCGGCAGCCGTTCGTCGTGCAGATCCGCAAGGACGTCCCGATGGACCCGTACGGCGGGGACTGGGTCGGCAAGAAGGCCGACTTCGTCAACATCGGTGTCATCGAGTCCGAGCACGGCACCCACGTCGCCGGCATCACCTCCGCGAACGGTCTGTTCGGCGGGAGGATGAACGGCGCCGCGCCCGGCGCGAAGATCGTCTCCTCCCGTGCCTGCACCTGGACCGGCGGCTGCACCAACGTCGCGCTCACCGAGGGCATGATCGACCTCGTCGCCAACCGCGGCGTCGACATCGTCAACATGTCCATCGGCGGTCTCCCGGCGCTCAACGACGGCAACAACGCGCGCGCCGAGCTCTACACGCGCCTCATCGACACCTACGGCGTCCAGCTGGTCATCTCCGCGGGCAACTCCGGCCCCGGCGCCAACACCATCGGCGACCCCGGCCTGGCCGACAAGGTCATCTCGGTCGGCGCGGGCATCTCCAAGGAGACCTGGGCCGCCAACTACGGCTCCGCCGTGGAGAAGAAGTACGCGCTGCTGCCCTTCTCCTCCCGCGGCCCGCGCGAGGACGGCGGCTTCACGCCGACGCTCGTCGCACCCGGCGCCTCGATCAACTCCACCCAGACCTGGCTGCCCGGCTCCCCGGTCGCCGAGGCGGGCTACTCCCTGCCGGCCGGCTACTCGATGCTCCAGGGCACCTCGATGGCCTCCCCGCAGGCGACCGGCGCGAGCGCGCTGCTGCTGAGCGCCGCCAAGCAGAAGGACATCGCCCTCAGCCCGGCCGACCTGCGCACGGCTCTCACCTCGACCGCCCACCACATCAAGGGTGCGCAGGCGTACGAGGAGGGTGCGGGCCGCATCGACATCGTCGACGCCTGGGACGCGATCCGCGACGAGGCGACCGCCCACGACTACACGGTCAAGGCACCCGTCGACACCGCGATCGACTTCGCCCTGAAGACGCCGGGCTTCGGCACGGGCCTGTACGACCGCGAGGGCGGTCTGAAGGCCGGGCAGAAGAAGTGGTACGACGTCACCGTCACCCGTACCTCCGGCCCGGACCGCGCGCTGTGGCACGAGCTGCACCTGGCGAACAACGCCGGTGACACCTTCCGGATCGTCGGCGACGACATGGTGAGGCTGCCGCTGAACCAGCCGGTGACCGTCAAGGTCCAGGCGGCTCCGCGGTCCGCGGGCATCAAGAGCGCGATCCTGGAGGTCGACGACCCGAGGACCGAGGGCATCGACAAGCAGATCCTCACCACGGTCGTCGTGTCGACCCCGGTCGGCTACACCGCCTCCGCGTCGGGTTCGGTGCAGCGCAACAGCACCCGGTCGTACTTCCTGAACGTCCCGGCGGGCGCCAAGTCCCTCGAGGTCGCGATGAGCGGGCTGAAGGACAAGAGCCAGACGCGGTTCATCGCGATCCACCCCTACGGCGTTCCGGTCGACAACACCTCGACGCCGTTCTGCTACAACAACTACCTCGACGGCAACGGCTGCAAGCCCGACGTGCGCGCGTACGCGGACCCGCAGGCCGGCGTCTGGGAGATCGAGGTCGAGTCGCGCCGTACGTCGCCGCTGCTCGACAACCCGTACAAGCTGGATGTCACCGTCCTCGGCGCGGCCTTCGACCCGGAGACCGTGACCGTGCCCGAGGCCAAGGTCGGCAGCCCGGCCGCCGTCTCCTGGAAGGTGACCGACAAGTACGCTGCCCTGGACGGCAAGCTCGTCGGCGGCCCGCTCGGCTCCTCGAAGACGGCCCGGCCGTCGATCAAGGAGGGCGAGACGCAGACCACCACGGTGACCGTGCCCGAGGGCGCCAAGTCGCTGGACGTGGCCATCGGCGGTGTCTCCGACACGGCGGCCGACCTCGACCTGACGGTGTACGACGCGAGCGGCAAGCAGGTCGCGCAGTCCGCCGACGGCGACTCCGAGGAGGCGGTCTCCGTCGCCTCACCGGCCGCCGGCACCTACACCATCGAGGTCGTGGGCTACTCGGTTCCGTCGGGCTCGACCGGCTACGACTACCGGGACGTGTTCTTCTCCTCCGCGCTCGGCTCCGTCACCGTGGACGGCTCGGCGCCGGTGAAGCTCGGCACGGGTGACTCGGCCACGGTGACCGGTCAGGTCACGGCGGCCGCGCCGGCCCCCGAAGGACGCGAGTTCTTCGGCCGGGTCCAGCTGGTCAACGCGCGCGGGACGGTCGCGGGCGTGGGCAGCGTGAAGATCGAGAAGGTCATCCCGTAA
- a CDS encoding sigma-70 family RNA polymerase sigma factor, with translation MAVLRRKARRGQGADHGGDDPLDAAQERRVRAVLALGGVPQADLLDGVQQVRLRLLERAAKGEEAPRDVSAWAAVVASNLAMDWHRAKRRQERLGERLASLRQGDHPSGEDTSVLSLAVAQGLDDLPDSQRQVVVLRFYADLPVRGIAEELGIPEGTVKSRLHTAVRALRARLHEDEVV, from the coding sequence GTGGCTGTGCTGCGCAGAAAGGCCCGCCGCGGCCAGGGTGCGGATCACGGAGGGGACGATCCACTGGACGCGGCCCAGGAACGCCGGGTGCGGGCGGTGCTCGCGCTGGGCGGGGTGCCTCAGGCGGACCTGCTGGACGGGGTGCAGCAGGTCCGCCTTCGGCTGCTGGAGCGGGCCGCGAAGGGCGAGGAGGCGCCGCGTGACGTCTCGGCCTGGGCGGCGGTGGTGGCCTCCAACCTCGCCATGGACTGGCACCGCGCCAAGCGCCGCCAGGAACGGCTCGGCGAGCGGCTGGCCTCCCTCCGGCAGGGCGACCACCCCTCCGGCGAGGACACCAGCGTGCTCTCCCTCGCCGTCGCCCAGGGCCTGGACGACCTGCCCGACAGCCAGCGCCAGGTCGTCGTCCTGCGCTTCTACGCCGACCTGCCGGTGCGCGGGATAGCCGAGGAGCTCGGCATTCCCGAGGGCACGGTCAAGAGCAGGCTGCACACGGCGGTACGGGCCCTGCGCGCCCGCCTGCACGAGGACGAGGTGGTGTGA
- a CDS encoding aspartate-semialdehyde dehydrogenase has product MRVGIVGATGQVGTVMRRILTERDFPLDELRLFASARSAGTVLDGVTVEDAATADYTGLDIVLFSAGGATSKALAEKVASQGAVVIDNSSAWRKDPQVPLVVSEVNPHAIADRPKGIIANPNCTTMAAMPVLKPLHAEAGLEALVVATYQAVSGSGLAGVAELHGQAQKVIADADKLTHDGEAVDFPEPGVYKRPIAFNVLPFAGNLVEDGLNETDEEQKLRNESRKILEIPDLKVSGTCVRVPVFSGHSLQVNARFARPIAPERAADLLADAPGVVVTDIPTPLQAAGKDPSYVGRIRRDETVEHGLALFISNDNLRKGAALNAVQIAELVAAELRAK; this is encoded by the coding sequence GTGAGGGTCGGAATCGTCGGAGCCACCGGTCAGGTCGGCACGGTCATGCGCAGGATCCTCACGGAGCGCGACTTCCCGCTGGACGAGCTGCGGCTGTTCGCCTCGGCCCGCTCGGCCGGCACGGTCCTCGACGGCGTGACGGTGGAGGACGCGGCGACCGCCGACTACACCGGCCTGGACATCGTCCTCTTCTCGGCGGGCGGCGCGACCTCCAAGGCGCTGGCCGAGAAGGTCGCCTCCCAGGGTGCCGTGGTGATCGACAACTCCTCCGCGTGGCGCAAGGACCCTCAGGTGCCGCTGGTGGTCTCCGAGGTGAACCCGCACGCGATCGCCGACCGGCCCAAGGGCATCATCGCCAACCCGAACTGCACCACGATGGCCGCGATGCCGGTGCTGAAGCCGCTGCACGCCGAGGCGGGCCTGGAGGCGCTGGTCGTCGCCACCTACCAGGCGGTGTCCGGGTCCGGGCTCGCGGGTGTGGCGGAGCTGCACGGGCAGGCGCAGAAGGTGATCGCCGACGCGGACAAGCTGACCCATGACGGCGAGGCGGTCGACTTCCCGGAGCCGGGCGTCTACAAGCGCCCCATCGCCTTCAACGTGCTCCCCTTCGCGGGCAACCTCGTCGAGGACGGCCTGAACGAGACCGACGAGGAGCAGAAGCTCCGCAACGAGTCCCGCAAGATCCTGGAGATCCCGGACCTCAAGGTCTCCGGCACCTGTGTGCGCGTCCCGGTCTTCTCCGGCCACTCGCTGCAGGTCAACGCCCGTTTCGCGCGCCCGATCGCCCCGGAGCGGGCGGCCGATCTGCTCGCCGACGCGCCGGGGGTCGTCGTCACCGACATCCCAACCCCCCTCCAGGCGGCCGGCAAGGACCCCTCGTACGTCGGCCGTATCCGCCGCGACGAGACCGTCGAGCACGGCCTGGCCCTGTTCATCTCCAACGACAACCTCCGCAAGGGCGCGGCCCTGAACGCCGTCCAGATCGCGGAACTGGTGGCGGCGGAGCTCCGCGCGAAGTAA
- a CDS encoding DUF1203 domain-containing protein encodes MTTYTAGLTTYTAGLTTYTARPIDPPVLKELRSTDDAGRESVPVTDEEGGAPLRCCLRRSVPGEPIALVSYAPLRRWAARTGAEPGAYDEQGPVFIHARECPGPDGGALPFTEAHRTVRRYSADGHILGGRLVEHPGDFEQAFTEAFADPQVALVHVRAVEYGCFLYEVRRP; translated from the coding sequence ATGACGACGTACACCGCAGGACTGACGACGTACACCGCAGGACTGACGACGTACACCGCACGACCCATCGACCCGCCGGTCCTGAAGGAGCTGCGCTCCACTGACGACGCGGGACGCGAGTCGGTTCCCGTGACGGACGAGGAGGGTGGTGCGCCACTGCGCTGCTGTCTGCGCCGGAGCGTCCCCGGCGAGCCGATCGCCCTCGTCTCCTACGCCCCCCTGCGCCGCTGGGCCGCCCGGACCGGCGCCGAGCCGGGCGCCTACGACGAGCAGGGTCCCGTCTTCATCCATGCGCGGGAGTGCCCGGGGCCGGACGGCGGCGCCCTGCCCTTCACCGAGGCCCACCGCACCGTCCGCCGCTACTCCGCCGACGGGCACATCCTGGGCGGCCGGCTGGTCGAGCACCCCGGCGACTTCGAGCAGGCCTTCACGGAGGCCTTCGCCGACCCCCAGGTGGCGCTCGTGCACGTACGGGCCGTGGAGTACGGGTGCTTCCTGTACGAGGTGCGGCGGCCGTAG